A stretch of Canis lupus familiaris isolate Mischka breed German Shepherd chromosome 11, alternate assembly UU_Cfam_GSD_1.0, whole genome shotgun sequence DNA encodes these proteins:
- the IL5 gene encoding interleukin-5 precursor: MRMLLNLSLLALGAAYVSAFAVENPMNRLVAETLTLLSTHRTWLIGDGNLMIPTPENKNHQLCIKEVFQGIDTLKNQTAHGEAVDKLFQNLSLIKEHIERQKKRCAGERWRVTKFLDYLQVFLGVINTEWTPES; this comes from the exons ATGAGAATGCTTCTGAATTTGAGTTTGCTAGCTCTTGGggctgcctatgtttctgcctttgctGTAGAAAATCCCATGAATAGACTGGTGGCAGAGACCTTGACACTGCTCTCCACTCATCGAACTTGGCTGATAGGCGATGgg aacCTGATGATTCCTactcctgaaaataaaaat CACCAACTGTGCATTAAAGAAGTTTTTCAGGGTATAGACACATTGAAGAACCAAACTGCCCACGGGGAGGCTGTGGATAAACTATTCCAAAACTTGTCTTTAATAAAAGAACACATAGAGCGCCAAAAA AAAAGGTGTGCAGGAGAAAGATGGAGAGTGACAAAGTTCCTAGACTACCTGCAAGTATTTCTTGGTGTAATAAACACCGAGTGGACACCGGAAAGTTGA